In Erigeron canadensis isolate Cc75 chromosome 7, C_canadensis_v1, whole genome shotgun sequence, one DNA window encodes the following:
- the LOC122607639 gene encoding sucrose transport protein SUC4 gives MKVPETNRQQRHRTNALAGAEAGVSAPARTPLRVLFRVASVACGIQFGWALQLSLLTPYVQELGIPHVWSSIIWLCGPLSGFFVQPLAGHMSDRSTSKYGRRRPFIIFGCGSIILSVILIGFAADIGGWFGDTVDNKTWAIVVFVVGFWFLDMANNATQGPCRALLADLTGNDHRRTRVANAYFSLFMAIGNVLGYATGAYSGWYKVFPFTFNSSCNIDCANLKSAFLLDVIFIMITTYISVTAIHEQPIASVHDALTDSSHPQEAFFWEMFGTFKYLPGPVWLILFVTSLTWIGWFPFILFDTDWMGREIYGGDPNGDLKYSDGVRMGAFGLVLNSVILGITSVFMENLCRRFGSGFIWGISNIIMFLCFLAMLVLTFVASKVDYSIDGVPPTGVVIAALVIFAILGMPLAVTYSVPYALVASRIESLGLGQGLSMGVLNVSIVIPQVIVSLGSGPWDQLFGGGNSAAFAVAAAASFASGLVAILAIPRSRPEKPKIRQ, from the exons atgaaggtGCCGGAAACCAATCGGCAACAACGGCACCGAACTAACGCCCTGGCTGGTGCAGAAGCCGGGGTTTCCGCACCAGCCAGGACTCCCCTACGCGTACTCTTTAGAGTAGCGTCAGTCGCGTGTGGGATACAGTTCGGGTGGGCGTTACAGTTATCACTGCTAACGCCCTATGTACAAGAACTCGGTATCCCACACGTGTGGTCAAGTATAATATGGTTATGTGGGCCATTATCTGGATTTTTTGTACAGCCATTAGCTGGTCATATGAGTGATCGGTCAACTAGTAAGTACGGTCGTCGTAGACCGTTTATCATATTTGGTTGTGGGTCCATAATCTTGTCGGTGATTTTGATTGGTTTTGCGGCAGATATTGGTGGATGGTTTGGTGATACTGTGGATAATAAAACATGGGCaattgttgtttttgttgttgggTTTTGGTTTCTTGATATGGCTAATAATGCTACTCAAGGTCCTTGTAGAGCCCTTCTTGCTGATCTTACCG GAAATGATCATCGAAGAACTCGAGTTGCAAATGCCTACTTCTCCCTTTTCATGGCCATTGGTAATGTTCTCGGCTATGCAACTGGAGCCTACAGTGGTTGGTACAAGGTCTTTCCTTTTACTTTCAACTCTTCTTGTAACATCGACTGTGCCAACCTCAAATCTGCCTTCCTTCTTGATGTTATTTTCATAATGATCACTACATACATAAGTGTCACTGCAATTCATGAGCAACCAATAGCTTCTGTTCACGATGCACTAACAGATTCAAGCCATCCCCAAGAAGCTTTCTTCTGGGAAATGTTTGGGACATTTAAATACCTTCCGGGTCCTGTTTGGTTGATATTGTTTGTTACTTCATTGACTTGGATTGGGTGGTTTCCTTTTATTCTGTTTGATACTGATTGGATGGGCCGTGAAATATATGGTGGAGATCCGAATGGTGACCTGAAGTATAGTGATGGAGTTAGAATGGGTGCATTTGGGCTTGTGTTAAATTCAGTGATTCTTGGAATAACTTCCGTGTTTATGGAAAATCTATGTAGGAGATTTGGGTCAGGTTTCATTTGGGGgatttcaaatattattatgtttCTTTGCTTCCTAGCAATGCTCGTGCTTACGTTTGTGGCAAGTAAAGTGGATTATAGCATTGATGGGGTACCTCCAACTGGAGTCGTAATTGCCGCATTGGTTATTTTTGCAATTCTTGGCATGCCATTAGCC GTTACTTATAGTGTTCCATATGCATTGGTAGCCTCACGGATTGAGTCACTTGGACTTGGTCAAG GTTTGTCAATGGGTGTTCTGAATGTGTCCATTGTGATCCCACAG GTTATCGTCTCTCTTGGAAGTGGACCATGGGACCAGCTATTTGGTGGTGGCAACTCTGCAGCGTTTGCTGTAGCAGCAGCTGCATCCTTTGCGAGCGGACTTGTGGCCATCTTGGCTATTCCACGATCTAGGCCCGAGAAACCCAAAATTCGACAATGA